The Geotrypetes seraphini chromosome 6, aGeoSer1.1, whole genome shotgun sequence genome includes a window with the following:
- the OLIG2 gene encoding oligodendrocyte transcription factor 2, translated as MDSDASLGSSRASSPGVDELFLPARKGAGGGFSGGAVSSSTQADCAPELSAELRSAMAMAAGDKLGAFKAAAAAAAAAAAKKDKKQLTEPELQQLRLKINSRERKRMHDLNIAMDGLREVMPYAHGPSVRKLSKIATLLLARNYILMLSSSLEEMKRLLSEIYGGGGHHHQHGPAAFHPAAAACAAPLAHPGPPPPPHVAHHHPMLPPPAAALRPSHGLLKSGPVGGGFQHWSSSVPCPCSLCQPGPPHQLAALGAGLPRLSTDSK; from the coding sequence ATGGATTCGGACGCCAGCCTGGGCTCGAGCCGCGCCTCCTCCCCGGGGGTGGACGAGCTCTTCCTGCCCGCGCGCAAGGGGGCCGGCGGCGGCTTCTCGGGCGGCGCCGTGTCCTCCTCCACCCAGGCGGACTGCGCGCCGGAGCTGAGCGCCGAGCTGCGCAGCGCCATGGCCATGGCCGCCGGGGACAAGCTGGGCGccttcaaagccgccgccgccgctgccgCGGCCGCCGCCGCCAAGAAGGACAAGAAGCAGCTGACGGAGCCCGAGCTGCAGCAGCTGCGGCTGAAGATCAACAGCCGCGAGCGGAAGCGCATGCACGACCTGAACATCGCCATGGACGGCCTGCGCGAGGTCATGCCCTACGCGCACGGGCCCTCAGTGCGCAAACTCTCCAAGATCGCCACGCTGCTGCTCGCGCGCAACTACATCCTCATGCTCAGCTCGTCCCTGGAGGAGATGAAGCGGCTCCTGAGCGAGATCTACGGCGGCGGGGGCCACCACCACCAGCACGGGCCCGCCGCCTTCCACCCGGCGGCCGCCGCCTGCGCGGCCCCCCTGGCCCACCCGGGCCCGCCTCCGCCCCCGCACGTCGCCCACCACCACCCGATGCTGCCCCCGCCCGCCGCGGCCCTGCGGCCGTCGCACGGCCTCCTCAAATCGGGCCCGGTGGGCGGCGGCTTCCagcactggagcagcagcgtgccCTGCCCCTGCAGCCTGTGCCAGCCGGGGCCCCCGCACCAGCTGGCTGCCCTGGGCGCGGGCTTACCGAGACTCAGCACGGATAGCAAGTGA